tcgatGACACAATGAGTATCCATTTATCTATCACCCATctcaccagtttgagcagtgtctccaggaggttgatgtgttgagggtagtgtctgtgttgtagtgtctcagcacagaggggaggagggaggacactcggtcaccacacccactcacaccactcagCTCTCTAAGTAGGAGAATGAAACTGGAGGGGGCGTACAAGATTAGAACTGCTAGCTATTATGTATAACTCTACAATTCTACAAAGCTCACTTGAGAATTCTCTTGTGTACACTGGCCCACATTTATCTGCCACATAATCTACAAAGCACACGGACCCTTATCACAAACACCTTTGTACACATAAGCTAGGATACcttatcccataccccaccTAAAGCTCCACACATTCATGGAAACACTCtatcgtatatatagcgggtaatttacAGGGGTCAAACATTCGTAGTTTGTCAGTTCGTCGGATGAATTTTCATGGCTCTAGGATATTGTAAGTCTACTTGCACAGACACATCAACATCAAAACAAGATAGATCTGCTAACAAATATTTGTGCTATAGAAATATCATGGATTTGGCTAGCTCGTCCACAACTGTGTTCCAATCACAGAAACTCACCATTTTGTGGATGTGCTGCTCTACCAGCTGCACTCCCCTGGTCTGTGTGACCACCCTCCAGGTCTCCTGAGAGTAGAGCCTCACACCCTCAGCCACATAGTacctgagggggagggagaaATAGTGAAATACAGTTGGGTAAAATAAACAAATGACCCTCAGAAAAAAGTAAAACTTAGGTAAAAATGTCCTATGCAAAGTATAATCCGAGCGAAGCAAGGCTCTAATCAGGTTCATTTTAGTGGTGGTAGTGGACAACGATGGCAAACACGTTCATTAGAACTAGTGGCCTATAAATTGATAACGGTTTGACTTTGGATGTGTTAGTGATTGTACTAAAGACCTTTAGCTCAGGTCTACAGCTCAGAAGGCATTTTCAAGCATTCTTGTCATTATAAGCTATATTACTGGTTGATGATTCGTGACATTTAGATCATTACCACACACAATCCTATTGTGACACACCTCAACATTAGCACTGCAGTGTATCCATAGTTACAATCTGCAAGGACAACCTCTCTACCATGTATAAAGTGGTAACCTACAGAATAAACATAATAAGCAATAGAGTTGCAAATGGTAAGCATCAGTCAACCAATATGCACATTCTGTACTAGGGTGGgtagatttggtaaagattTCAAAACGAATAAGCACTAATCACTCTGATCCCACTCAACAATAAACATTAAGTGAGATAAGAATTAATGGTTGTAGCTTTGATGGAGGGTCATAACCTACTACCAATATTTGATTATTACCGGTTGGCTGGTCGCAAGTGTCACTGTGGGTAGGTGTGGTTGATTTCCTCTGTGGGGAGGTATGTGGACATACGCAACTGAAAGGGATCGAGAAGGAGAaagggtgtatataattatggtgaaagATAGTATGTGGGAGAGAGGGGGGTAGAGTGAAGGAGAAAGGGTGTATATATGGTGAAAGATagtgggggagaggggggtaGAGTGAGGGAGAAAGGGTGTATATAGTGAGAGATAgtgttgacatgcatattgtaatgtgtataattatgaatgcacacatgtacattgtcataCTAATTGTTACACAGATAACACCCCATAAGATTCATCACCTTAATCGTGAAATCGTTGATGGTACCAGTATGAGCATACACACACCCTTGACAAAATAATTTGTATTCACAATCAAGTGAATGAGTAAAGGAgttgcatacatgcatacatgcatgtacatagacACTATTGACTCAATTCAACGACAACGTATTGGAAACCTCAACCTCGAGCTCGTCAATTATAAATAGATACACAT
This is a stretch of genomic DNA from Halichondria panicea chromosome 1, odHalPani1.1, whole genome shotgun sequence. It encodes these proteins:
- the LOC135350079 gene encoding uncharacterized protein LOC135350079: MDEELLKLADHLNEISQKLLTICEAAGQAAHPQRLKCCVCPHTSPQRKSTTPTHSDTCDQPTGYHFIHGREVVLADCNYGYTAVLMLRYYVAEGVRLYSQETWRVVTQTRGVQLVEQHIHKMFHSPT